A region from the Citrobacter koseri ATCC BAA-895 genome encodes:
- a CDS encoding lysoplasmalogenase — translation MLWSFIAVCLSAWLFVDASYRGPAWQRWVFKPLTLILLLLLAWQAPMFDAISYLVLAGLCASLLGDALTLLPRQRLLYAIGAFFLSHLLYTLYFASQMTLSFFWPLPLVLLVLGGLLIAVIWTRLEELRWPICTFIAMTLMMVWLAGELWFFRPTAPALSAFMGASLLFLGNIVWLGSHYRCRFRADNAISAACYFAGHFLIVRSLYL, via the coding sequence ATGCTTTGGTCGTTTATCGCTGTCTGTCTTTCCGCATGGCTATTTGTGGACGCATCGTATCGTGGGCCAGCGTGGCAGCGCTGGGTCTTTAAACCTCTCACCCTGATTCTCCTTCTTTTACTCGCCTGGCAAGCGCCGATGTTCGACGCGATCAGCTACCTTGTGCTGGCGGGCCTGTGCGCCTCGTTGCTGGGCGATGCGTTGACGCTGTTGCCGCGCCAACGTCTGCTGTACGCCATTGGCGCATTCTTCCTGTCGCACCTGCTGTACACCCTCTATTTCGCCAGCCAGATGACGCTGTCGTTCTTCTGGCCATTGCCGTTAGTGCTGCTGGTGTTGGGCGGGTTGCTGATTGCAGTGATCTGGACGCGTCTGGAAGAGCTGCGCTGGCCGATATGCACCTTTATCGCCATGACGCTCATGATGGTCTGGCTGGCCGGTGAACTGTGGTTCTTCCGCCCGACCGCCCCGGCGCTCTCTGCTTTTATGGGCGCATCGTTGTTATTCCTCGGCAACATCGTCTGGCTGGGCAGCCATTACCGCTGCCGCTTCCGCGCGGATAACGCTATTTCCGCCGCCTGCTACTTTGCCGGGCACTTCCTGATTGTCCGCTCACTTTATCTTTAA
- a CDS encoding DUF1145 family protein, with protein MLINLGRLLMLCVWAFLLLNIFQPFPRPLNIFVNVALVFMVLMHGMQLALLKSTMPKDGPQMTTGEKIRIFLFGVFELLVWQKKFNVKK; from the coding sequence ATGCTGATTAATCTGGGACGTCTGCTGATGCTGTGCGTCTGGGCATTTTTACTACTGAATATTTTCCAACCCTTTCCACGCCCGCTCAACATCTTCGTTAACGTCGCACTGGTCTTTATGGTGCTGATGCACGGTATGCAGCTGGCGCTGTTAAAAAGCACTATGCCTAAAGATGGCCCGCAGATGACCACCGGTGAGAAAATCCGCATTTTCCTGTTCGGCGTATTTGAGCTGCTGGTGTGGCAGAAGAAATTTAACGTTAAAAAATAA
- the zntA gene encoding Zn(II)/Cd(II)/Pb(II) translocating P-type ATPase ZntA — MLTPDTDGKKVPQFSSFKLAPAPRKIDDCCCEGACATEALVPDTIEGTRYTWKVAGMDCAACARKVENAVRQVGGVNQVQVLFATEKLVVDANADIRQHVERAVQKAGYTLRDEQATAEARESRLQENLPLITLIIMMAISWGLEQFNHPFGQLAFIATTLVGLYPIARQALRLMKTGSWFAIETLMSVAAIGALFIGATAEAAMVLLLFLIGERLEGWAASRARKGVSALMALKPETATRLRDGVREEVAINTLQPGDIIEVAAGGRLPADGRLVSGFASFDESALTGESIPVERSTGEKVPAGATSVDRLVTLEVLSEPGASAIDRILKLIEEAEERRAPIERFIDRFSRIYTPVIMAVALLVTLVPPLLFAASWQEWIYKGLTLLLIGCPCALVISTPAAITSGLAAAARRGALIKGGAALEQLGRVTQVAFDKTGTLTVGKPRVTAIHPASGIGEAELLALAAAVEQGATHPLAQAIVREAQTRELTIPPALEQRALVGSGIEAQVNGERILICAAGKRPAEAFAGQISELESAGQTVVLVLRNDDVLGVLALQDTLRDDARTAIGELNQLGVKGVILTGDNPRAAAAIAGELGLTFKAGLLPEDKVRAVTALNQHAPLAMVGDGINDAPAMKAAAIGIAMGSGTDVALETADAALTHNRLRGLVQMIQLARATHANIRQNIAIALGLKGIFLITTLLGITGLWLAVLADTGATVLVTANALRLLRKG, encoded by the coding sequence ATGTTGACACCCGATACTGATGGCAAAAAAGTCCCACAATTTTCATCCTTCAAACTGGCGCCAGCCCCCCGGAAGATAGATGACTGCTGCTGTGAGGGCGCCTGCGCAACGGAGGCTCTCGTCCCCGACACCATCGAAGGGACGCGTTACACCTGGAAAGTCGCCGGTATGGACTGCGCCGCCTGCGCCCGTAAAGTCGAAAACGCCGTGCGCCAGGTCGGGGGCGTCAATCAGGTACAGGTGCTGTTCGCCACCGAGAAACTGGTGGTGGATGCGAATGCCGATATCCGCCAACACGTTGAACGCGCCGTACAAAAGGCGGGTTATACCCTGCGTGATGAACAGGCCACAGCAGAGGCGCGCGAATCCCGGCTGCAAGAAAACCTGCCGCTGATCACGCTCATCATTATGATGGCGATTAGCTGGGGGCTGGAGCAATTCAACCATCCGTTCGGCCAACTGGCGTTTATCGCCACCACGCTGGTCGGCCTGTATCCCATTGCCCGTCAGGCGCTGCGCCTGATGAAAACCGGTAGCTGGTTCGCCATCGAAACGCTGATGAGCGTGGCGGCGATTGGCGCGCTGTTTATTGGCGCGACGGCGGAAGCGGCGATGGTGCTGCTGTTATTTCTGATCGGCGAACGCCTCGAAGGGTGGGCCGCCAGCCGCGCCCGCAAAGGGGTCAGCGCGCTGATGGCCCTCAAACCGGAAACCGCCACGCGCCTGCGCGATGGCGTGCGCGAAGAGGTGGCGATCAACACCCTGCAACCCGGCGACATTATCGAAGTGGCGGCAGGTGGGCGCTTACCCGCCGACGGCAGGCTGGTCTCCGGTTTCGCCAGTTTTGATGAGAGCGCGCTCACCGGCGAGTCGATTCCGGTCGAGCGCTCAACGGGCGAGAAAGTCCCCGCCGGCGCCACCAGCGTGGATCGGCTCGTTACGCTGGAAGTGCTGTCAGAACCGGGCGCCAGCGCGATTGACCGTATCCTGAAGCTGATTGAAGAAGCTGAAGAACGCCGCGCGCCCATTGAGCGTTTTATTGACCGCTTCAGCCGGATTTACACCCCGGTGATTATGGCCGTCGCGCTGCTGGTCACGCTGGTGCCGCCGCTGCTGTTTGCCGCGTCCTGGCAAGAGTGGATTTATAAGGGACTCACGCTGTTACTGATTGGCTGCCCGTGTGCGCTGGTCATTTCCACCCCGGCGGCCATCACCTCCGGGCTGGCGGCGGCGGCACGTCGCGGGGCGTTGATTAAAGGCGGCGCAGCGCTGGAGCAGCTAGGCCGAGTCACTCAGGTGGCGTTCGATAAAACCGGTACCCTGACCGTAGGGAAACCGCGCGTCACCGCCATCCATCCGGCAAGCGGGATCGGCGAAGCGGAGCTGCTGGCGCTGGCGGCGGCGGTGGAACAAGGCGCGACGCACCCACTGGCGCAGGCCATTGTGCGTGAAGCGCAGACGCGTGAGCTGACCATTCCGCCAGCGCTGGAGCAGCGCGCGCTGGTCGGTTCGGGTATCGAAGCTCAGGTTAACGGCGAGCGCATCCTGATTTGCGCCGCAGGCAAACGCCCGGCGGAAGCCTTTGCCGGGCAAATCAGCGAACTGGAAAGCGCCGGACAGACGGTCGTGCTGGTGCTACGCAACGACGACGTACTCGGCGTGCTCGCCCTACAGGATACGCTGCGCGATGACGCCCGCACCGCGATCGGCGAGCTTAATCAGTTAGGGGTGAAAGGCGTGATCCTGACCGGCGATAACCCACGCGCGGCAGCGGCCATTGCCGGAGAGCTGGGCCTGACGTTTAAAGCGGGCCTGCTGCCGGAAGATAAAGTCCGGGCGGTGACAGCGCTCAATCAGCACGCCCCGCTGGCGATGGTGGGTGACGGCATTAACGACGCCCCCGCAATGAAAGCCGCCGCGATAGGTATTGCGATGGGAAGCGGAACGGATGTCGCGCTGGAAACGGCAGACGCCGCCCTGACGCATAACCGCCTGCGCGGGCTGGTACAGATGATCCAGCTGGCGCGCGCCACCCACGCCAATATTCGTCAGAACATCGCGATTGCCCTGGGGCTGAAAGGGATCTTTCTCATCACCACGCTGCTCGGCATAACCGGTCTGTGGCTGGCCGTGCTGGCGGATACCGGGGCGACAGTGCTGGTGACTGCCAACGCGCTGCGGCTGTTGCGTAAAGGGTAG
- a CDS encoding DUF2500 domain-containing protein yields MSKPPLFFIVIIGLIVIAASFRFVSQRREKADNDAAPLQQKQVVVSNKREKPINERRSRQQQVTPAGTSMRYEASFKPQRGGLEQTFRLDAQQYHALTVGDKGTLSYKGSRFVDFVAQP; encoded by the coding sequence ATGAGTAAACCACCACTTTTTTTCATTGTTATCATTGGCTTGATTGTTATCGCCGCGTCGTTTCGCTTTGTTTCGCAGCGGCGAGAAAAAGCCGATAACGATGCCGCGCCATTGCAGCAAAAGCAGGTAGTGGTGAGCAATAAGCGCGAAAAGCCGATCAACGAGCGGCGCTCGCGTCAGCAGCAGGTGACGCCAGCGGGCACCAGTATGCGTTATGAAGCTAGCTTTAAACCGCAACGCGGCGGGCTTGAGCAGACGTTTCGTCTGGATGCCCAACAGTACCATGCGTTAACGGTCGGGGATAAAGGCACGCTGAGCTACAAAGGTTCGCGGTTTGTCGATTTTGTCGCCCAGCCATAA
- the rsmD gene encoding 16S rRNA (guanine(966)-N(2))-methyltransferase, whose protein sequence is MKKPNHSGSGQIRIIGGQWRGRKLPVPDSPGLRPTTDRVRETLFNWLAPVMVDAHCLDCFAGSGALGLEALSRYAAGATLLEMDRAVSQQLQKNLATLKAGNARVVNANTLAFLAQTGTPHNVVFVDPPFRKGLLEETLSLLETHGWLADDAYIYVESEVENGLPPVPANWSLYREKVAGQVAYRLYQREAQGESDAD, encoded by the coding sequence ATGAAAAAACCGAATCACTCTGGCAGCGGTCAAATCCGCATTATTGGCGGACAGTGGCGGGGCCGTAAACTTCCGGTTCCCGACAGCCCAGGGCTGCGCCCGACAACCGACCGGGTTCGCGAGACGCTGTTTAACTGGCTGGCGCCGGTCATGGTAGACGCCCACTGTCTGGATTGTTTCGCCGGAAGCGGCGCGCTGGGGCTGGAAGCGCTTTCCCGCTATGCGGCGGGCGCGACGTTGCTGGAGATGGATCGCGCCGTGTCACAGCAGTTACAAAAGAATCTTGCTACGCTAAAGGCAGGCAACGCCCGCGTGGTCAACGCCAATACGCTGGCCTTTCTGGCGCAGACCGGTACGCCGCACAACGTGGTGTTTGTCGATCCCCCGTTTCGCAAAGGGCTGCTGGAAGAGACGTTAAGCCTGCTGGAAACGCACGGCTGGCTGGCTGATGACGCGTATATTTACGTTGAAAGCGAAGTCGAAAACGGTCTGCCGCCCGTCCCGGCAAACTGGTCTTTGTATCGTGAAAAAGTGGCCGGGCAGGTCGCATACCGCCTGTATCAACGGGAAGCACAAGGAGAAAGCGATGCTGATTAA